The following proteins come from a genomic window of Acidimicrobiia bacterium:
- the trxA gene encoding thioredoxin, with the protein MSLVTNVIAGSGARRVLLLIHGYGADERDLGGLLTYLDPDGEFVAVMPRGPLAAPGAPGFSWYDMSAPPNAAAFDDVLDSLDELLDASCAEHDFARSEAIVGGFSQGGGLAIALALRAGASAHPAGALAMSPLLPALDGLEIDDAAAASTPVFVAHGTHDPMIPVKQSRALARALRGAAVPVVFREYPMEHQVALEELRDARTWMEGVAAGERPDEPVPDDPVEAVPSVTTATFPREVLESSQPVIVDFWAPWCGPCRQVSPIVEQIARMRDGSYKVVKVNIDEEPALAQQYDVQSIPLIGLFRNGRLERSSLGLKSRQQLEAELGMLVIP; encoded by the coding sequence ATGTCGCTCGTGACCAATGTGATCGCCGGTTCGGGCGCCCGGCGGGTGCTGTTGCTGATCCACGGCTACGGCGCCGACGAGCGCGACCTCGGTGGGCTCCTCACGTATCTCGACCCGGACGGCGAGTTCGTCGCGGTCATGCCGCGCGGCCCGCTGGCGGCGCCGGGCGCGCCCGGCTTCTCCTGGTACGACATGTCGGCGCCGCCGAACGCGGCCGCGTTCGACGATGTGCTCGACTCGCTCGACGAGCTGCTCGATGCAAGCTGCGCGGAGCACGACTTCGCGCGTTCGGAGGCGATCGTCGGCGGTTTCTCCCAGGGCGGCGGGCTCGCGATCGCGCTCGCGCTGCGCGCGGGCGCGTCTGCGCATCCTGCGGGTGCGCTCGCGATGAGCCCGTTGCTCCCCGCGCTCGACGGGTTGGAGATCGACGACGCCGCAGCCGCGTCGACCCCCGTGTTCGTCGCGCACGGCACGCACGACCCGATGATCCCCGTGAAGCAGTCGCGCGCGCTCGCGCGCGCGCTGCGGGGCGCCGCTGTACCCGTCGTGTTCCGCGAGTACCCGATGGAGCATCAGGTCGCGCTCGAGGAGCTGCGCGACGCGCGCACGTGGATGGAGGGTGTCGCGGCGGGGGAGCGGCCCGACGAGCCGGTTCCCGACGACCCGGTCGAGGCGGTGCCGTCGGTCACGACCGCCACGTTCCCGCGCGAGGTGCTCGAGTCGTCGCAGCCCGTGATCGTCGACTTCTGGGCGCCGTGGTGCGGACCGTGCCGGCAGGTGTCGCCGATCGTCGAGCAGATCGCGCGTATGCGCGACGGCTCCTACAAGGTCGTGAAGGTCAACATCGACGAGGAGCCCGCGCTCGCGCAGCAGTACGACGTGCAGAGCATCCCGCTGATCGGGCTGTTCCGGAACGGCCGGCTCGAGCGCTCGTCGCTCGGCCTGAAGTCCCGTCAGCAGCTCGAAGCCGAGCTCGGCATGCTCGTCATTCCGTGA